In Granulicatella elegans, one genomic interval encodes:
- the eno gene encoding phosphopyruvate hydratase: protein MPFITDVLAREVLDSRGNPTIEVEVYTESGAFGRGMVPSGASTGEYEAVELRDGDKSRYLGKGVQKAVDNVNNIIAEAIIGFDVREQMAIDKLMIELDGTPNKGKLGANAILGVSIAVARAAADYLDQPLYQYLGGFNTKVLPTPMMNIVNGGSHSDAPIAFQEFMILPVGAPTFKEALRWGAEVFHALKAILHDRGLVTAVGDEGGFAPTFEGTEDAVETILDAIKKVGLEPGKDVFLGFDCASSEFFKDGVYDYTIFEGEKGAKRTPEQQVEYLAELVEKYPIITIEDGCDENDWDGWKLLTERLGGKVQLVGDDLFVTNTEILSRGIAQGVANSILIKVNQIGTLTETFNAIEMAQKAGYTAVVSHRSGETEDSTIADIAVATNAGQIKTGSLSRTDRIAKYNQLLRIEDQLGDLAVYQGLSAFYNLKK from the coding sequence ATGCCATTTATTACAGATGTATTAGCAAGAGAAGTATTAGATTCACGTGGTAACCCAACTATCGAAGTTGAAGTTTACACAGAAAGCGGAGCGTTCGGACGCGGTATGGTTCCTTCAGGAGCTTCTACTGGTGAATACGAAGCAGTTGAACTACGTGATGGCGACAAATCTCGTTACTTAGGAAAAGGAGTTCAAAAAGCTGTTGATAATGTAAACAACATTATTGCTGAAGCAATCATCGGTTTTGACGTTCGCGAACAAATGGCGATCGACAAATTAATGATCGAATTAGATGGAACTCCAAACAAAGGTAAATTAGGAGCTAACGCAATTTTAGGCGTATCTATCGCTGTTGCTCGTGCTGCTGCTGATTACTTAGATCAACCATTATACCAATACTTAGGTGGATTCAACACTAAAGTATTACCAACACCAATGATGAACATCGTTAACGGTGGATCTCACTCAGATGCTCCAATCGCATTCCAAGAGTTCATGATTTTACCAGTTGGTGCACCAACATTTAAAGAAGCTTTACGTTGGGGTGCTGAAGTATTCCATGCGTTAAAAGCTATTTTACACGACCGTGGTTTAGTAACTGCTGTAGGTGACGAAGGTGGTTTCGCTCCAACATTTGAAGGTACTGAAGATGCTGTAGAAACAATCTTAGACGCAATTAAAAAAGTTGGTTTAGAACCAGGTAAAGATGTATTCTTAGGATTTGACTGTGCTTCATCAGAATTCTTCAAAGATGGCGTATATGACTATACAATCTTCGAAGGTGAAAAAGGTGCTAAACGTACTCCAGAGCAACAAGTAGAATACTTAGCTGAATTAGTTGAAAAATACCCAATCATCACAATCGAAGACGGATGTGACGAAAACGACTGGGATGGATGGAAATTATTAACTGAACGCTTAGGCGGTAAAGTTCAATTAGTAGGTGATGATTTATTCGTAACGAACACTGAAATCTTATCTCGTGGTATTGCACAAGGCGTTGCAAACTCAATCTTAATCAAAGTTAACCAAATCGGTACTTTAACTGAAACATTCAACGCAATTGAAATGGCTCAAAAAGCTGGATACACTGCAGTTGTATCACACCGTTCAGGTGAAACTGAAGATTCAACAATTGCTGATATCGCAGTTGCTACAAATGCTGGACAAATCAAAACTGGTTCATTAAGCCGTACAGACCGTATTGCTAAATACAACCAATTATTACGTATTGAAGATCAATTAGGTGACTTAGCTGTTTACCAAGGTCTTTCAGCATTCTATAACTTAAAAAAATAA
- the gpmI gene encoding 2,3-bisphosphoglycerate-independent phosphoglycerate mutase has product MSKSPVAIIILDGFGWRPEVEGNAVAQAKKPNFDRYYNEFPHTTLKASGLDVGLPDGQMGNSEVGHTNIGAGRIVYQSLTRIDKAILDGEFDTNPALNGAFNHVLENGSALHLFGLLSDGGVHSHINHLLALIETAKAKGISKVYVHAFMDGRDVDPKAGPSYIKTLEEKIAEVGVGQIATVSGRYYAMDRDKRWERVQLAYDAIAHAKGPQFESAQAVIEHSYAENVTDEFVIPSVIVKDGQPVAKIEENDAVIFFNFRPDRAIQLSNAFTDKEWTNFDRGEHAANVKFVTMTLYNPSVDAEVAFPPIPMTNVLGEVLSKAGLAQLRIAETEKYPHVTFFMNGGRNEEFQGENRILIPSPKVATYDLKPEMSCYEVGDALYHSIQNDENDAIILNFANPDMVGHSGMLEPTIKAIEAVDENLGKVVDAILAKGGTAIIFADHGNSETMITPEGTPHTAHTTVPVPVIVTKKGVTLREGGRLADVAPTMLDLLNVAKPEEMTGESLIQK; this is encoded by the coding sequence ATGTCTAAATCACCAGTTGCGATTATTATCTTAGATGGTTTCGGATGGAGACCAGAAGTAGAAGGTAACGCTGTAGCACAAGCAAAGAAACCAAATTTTGACCGTTATTATAATGAATTTCCTCATACAACATTAAAAGCTTCTGGATTAGATGTAGGTCTTCCAGATGGACAAATGGGGAACTCAGAAGTGGGTCATACAAATATCGGTGCAGGTCGTATCGTATACCAAAGTTTAACTCGTATTGATAAAGCAATTTTAGATGGTGAATTCGATACAAATCCAGCATTAAATGGTGCATTTAATCATGTATTAGAAAATGGTTCAGCATTACACTTATTCGGATTATTATCTGATGGTGGGGTACACAGCCATATTAATCATTTATTAGCATTAATTGAAACAGCAAAGGCAAAAGGAATTTCTAAAGTGTATGTTCATGCATTTATGGATGGACGTGACGTGGATCCAAAAGCTGGTCCATCATACATTAAGACTTTAGAAGAAAAAATTGCAGAAGTTGGAGTAGGTCAAATCGCAACTGTATCAGGTCGTTACTATGCAATGGACCGTGATAAACGTTGGGAACGTGTTCAATTAGCTTATGATGCCATTGCGCATGCAAAAGGACCTCAATTCGAATCAGCTCAAGCAGTCATTGAACATAGCTATGCTGAAAATGTAACAGATGAATTTGTTATTCCGTCAGTAATTGTGAAAGATGGACAACCAGTTGCGAAAATTGAAGAAAATGATGCAGTTATCTTCTTTAACTTCCGTCCTGACCGTGCGATTCAATTATCAAATGCATTTACAGATAAAGAGTGGACAAACTTTGATCGTGGTGAACATGCTGCAAATGTTAAATTTGTGACAATGACATTATACAATCCAAGTGTAGATGCAGAAGTTGCATTCCCACCAATTCCAATGACAAATGTTTTAGGAGAAGTTTTATCAAAAGCAGGGCTTGCACAATTACGTATTGCAGAAACTGAAAAATATCCACATGTTACATTCTTTATGAATGGTGGACGTAATGAAGAGTTCCAAGGAGAAAACCGTATTTTAATCCCTTCTCCAAAAGTTGCAACATATGACTTAAAACCTGAAATGAGTTGTTATGAAGTTGGAGATGCATTATATCATTCGATTCAAAATGATGAAAATGATGCAATCATCTTAAACTTCGCAAATCCAGACATGGTTGGACACTCAGGGATGTTAGAACCAACGATTAAAGCAATCGAAGCAGTGGATGAAAACTTAGGTAAAGTAGTGGATGCTATTTTAGCTAAAGGCGGTACAGCAATTATCTTTGCTGACCACGGTAACTCAGAAACAATGATTACACCAGAAGGTACACCACATACTGCTCATACAACAGTACCAGTACCAGTTATTGTAACGAAAAAAGGTGTTACCTTACGTGAAGGTGGTCGTTTAGCAGACGTTGCTCCAACAATGTTAGACTTATTGAATGTAGCAAAACCTGAAGAAATGACAGGCGAAAGCTTAATTCAAAAATAA